In Thiovibrio frasassiensis, one DNA window encodes the following:
- a CDS encoding EAL and HDOD domain-containing protein — translation MNASEPNIFVARQPIFKRNKEVFAYELLFRSGLTNYFDPLQNGEEATSKVITNSFLLIGIATITEGKKAFINFSEEMLLKGYPSLFPKEITVVEVLETVGVTPAIVQACETLVGEGYVLALDDFLYEDRFLPLIKLARIIKFDIRQMSFAELERQVKVVSRYNVKLLAEKIETDEEFEATKKLGFELFQGYFFSRPRIMEGRDIPGSKLHYLQVLKVIQDEDYDFAELATFVSRDVSLSYKLLKYVNSAYYARRQKLHTIEMAVAMLGQITLRKWLSLMMLSYLAEDKPSELLRLAAFRGSFCELIADQLLDRRREAGMFHTAGMFSLLPAMLDKRMADILPELALPEELQEALLSGEATTSLALTLALVMAYERGEWEKASDLAAKLNLNQYSLPLLYEQAIEIAKGQLID, via the coding sequence ATGAACGCCTCAGAGCCGAACATCTTCGTTGCCCGTCAGCCCATCTTCAAGAGGAATAAGGAGGTGTTCGCCTACGAACTGCTCTTCCGTTCCGGCCTGACCAATTACTTCGACCCCTTGCAGAACGGGGAAGAGGCCACCTCCAAGGTTATCACCAACAGCTTTCTCCTGATCGGCATTGCCACCATCACCGAAGGAAAAAAGGCGTTCATCAATTTCAGCGAAGAGATGCTGCTCAAGGGATATCCCTCCCTCTTTCCCAAAGAGATTACCGTGGTTGAGGTGCTGGAAACGGTGGGGGTGACGCCGGCAATCGTGCAAGCCTGCGAGACCCTGGTCGGGGAGGGTTATGTGCTGGCCCTGGATGATTTCCTCTACGAAGACCGCTTTTTGCCGCTCATCAAGCTGGCCAGGATCATCAAATTCGACATCCGCCAGATGAGTTTTGCCGAGCTTGAGCGGCAGGTCAAGGTGGTCAGTCGCTACAACGTCAAGTTGCTGGCGGAAAAAATTGAAACCGATGAGGAGTTTGAGGCCACCAAGAAGCTGGGCTTTGAGCTCTTTCAGGGGTATTTTTTCAGCCGCCCCCGTATCATGGAAGGCCGGGATATTCCGGGCTCCAAGCTCCATTACCTGCAGGTGCTGAAGGTCATTCAGGATGAGGATTACGACTTCGCTGAACTGGCCACCTTTGTCAGCCGGGATGTTTCCTTGTCTTACAAGTTGCTTAAGTATGTCAATTCAGCCTATTACGCCCGGAGGCAGAAGCTCCACACCATCGAAATGGCCGTGGCCATGTTGGGGCAGATCACCTTGAGGAAATGGCTGTCGCTGATGATGCTTTCCTACCTCGCCGAAGACAAGCCGTCCGAGCTGCTGCGATTGGCCGCCTTCCGGGGCAGTTTCTGTGAACTGATCGCCGACCAGCTTTTGGACCGACGGAGGGAGGCGGGGATGTTCCACACCGCCGGGATGTTCTCCCTGCTTCCCGCCATGCTTGATAAGAGGATGGCGGATATCCTGCCGGAGCTGGCCCTGCCGGAAGAGCTTCAGGAGGCATTGCTCTCCGGGGAGGCAACCACCTCCCTTGCCCTTACCCTTGCCCTGGTCATGGCCTACGAACGAGGCGAATGGGAAAAGGCCTCCGATCTGGCGGCAAAACTTAACCTGAACCAATACTCCCTGCCCCTGCTCTACGAGCAGGCCATTGAAATCGCCAAGGGTCAGCTTATTGATTGA
- a CDS encoding Maf family protein, with translation MEAFQTEERLILASGSPRRRDFLAELGLVFEVLATEIDETPHSGEPPVDFVARLSREKAQGVDLPSAWVLAADTAVVVDGEILGKPGDAEEACGMLMRLSGRWHEVWTGFSLWHQTTGALCTKTVCTKVRFLTLTPELCRAYVRTGEPLDKAGAYGIQGKGCFLVPEISGSYTNVVGLPMAEVLEVLLHHKVIVLMDGL, from the coding sequence ATGGAAGCCTTTCAGACAGAGGAGCGACTCATTCTCGCCTCGGGTTCGCCCCGGCGGCGTGATTTTCTTGCCGAGCTGGGCCTTGTCTTTGAGGTGCTGGCAACGGAGATTGATGAGACTCCGCACTCCGGTGAGCCCCCGGTTGATTTTGTCGCGCGGCTTTCCCGGGAAAAGGCCCAGGGGGTGGATCTGCCCTCTGCCTGGGTGTTGGCTGCCGATACCGCAGTGGTGGTGGATGGGGAGATCCTCGGCAAGCCCGGCGACGCCGAGGAGGCCTGCGGGATGCTCATGCGGCTCTCCGGCCGCTGGCATGAGGTGTGGACCGGATTTTCCCTTTGGCACCAAACAACCGGGGCGCTGTGCACGAAAACCGTCTGCACCAAGGTCCGGTTCCTGACCCTCACTCCGGAATTATGCCGGGCCTATGTCCGCACCGGGGAACCCCTGGATAAGGCGGGGGCGTATGGGATTCAGGGCAAAGGGTGTTTTCTGGTGCCGGAGATCAGCGGCTCTTATACCAATGTGGTGGGCTTGCCCATGGCCGAGGTCTTGGAGGTCTTACTCCACCATAAGGTGATTGTGCTGATGGACGGTTTGTGA
- the fabL gene encoding enoyl-[acyl-carrier-protein] reductase FabL, with the protein MYNLRGKVGLVTGSSRGIGKAIAVRLAENGVDLVVNYVRHRQDAEATARLIEEKGARCLVVKANVANDEDLQGMFALIKSEFGHLDFLISNAASGVLKPALELSSRHWNWAMEINARALLSLTQQAVPLMSKGARIMAVSSMGAVRAVENYTAVGASKAALESLVRHLAVELGPMGINVNTISAGAVDTEALKKFPNREQILDGALLRTPMGRLTTPEDVADVALFLCSELAAMIQGQTIVVDGGYSIRA; encoded by the coding sequence ATGTACAATCTGCGGGGAAAAGTGGGCTTGGTAACCGGCAGTTCGCGGGGGATCGGCAAGGCAATCGCTGTGCGGCTTGCGGAAAACGGGGTTGATCTGGTGGTGAACTATGTGCGCCACCGGCAGGATGCGGAAGCCACGGCCCGGCTTATCGAGGAGAAGGGGGCGCGTTGTCTGGTGGTCAAGGCCAACGTGGCCAACGATGAGGATCTTCAGGGGATGTTCGCTTTGATCAAAAGCGAGTTCGGCCATCTTGATTTTTTGATCAGCAATGCCGCCTCCGGTGTCTTGAAGCCGGCGCTTGAGCTGAGCAGCCGCCACTGGAACTGGGCCATGGAGATCAATGCCCGGGCTCTGCTCTCCCTCACCCAGCAGGCTGTGCCGCTTATGAGTAAGGGGGCGAGGATCATGGCGGTTTCCAGCATGGGGGCGGTGCGGGCCGTGGAGAATTATACGGCGGTGGGCGCCTCCAAGGCGGCGCTTGAGTCGCTGGTCCGCCATCTTGCCGTGGAGCTGGGGCCCATGGGGATCAACGTCAATACCATCAGCGCCGGGGCCGTGGATACCGAGGCCTTGAAAAAATTCCCCAACCGGGAACAGATCCTTGATGGTGCCCTGCTGCGGACCCCAATGGGGCGGCTGACCACCCCCGAGGATGTGGCGGATGTCGCCCTCTTCTTATGCAGTGAACTGGCCGCCATGATTCAGGGGCAGACCATCGTCGTGGACGGTGGCTACTCGATCAGGGCCTGA
- a CDS encoding DUF362 domain-containing protein has product MELDASEVGLVACSQYERRLLKERVELLCNALGFKISAGSRVLLKPNLVSAVRNKSLACTHPEVVAAVAEWFLDHGAQVRVGDSPAFGTALGVMAACGMSAALKGLPVTLVNFDNPEPTRLASGLSVGVARAVGECDLLVNLPKIKAHGQLYLSLAVKNYFGVVVGFRKPWLHARYGDVANRFEEMLVDLLDVLPGGITLADGVEAMHVDGPVAGKPFPLHLLAGGLNPVSLDTALLAVLGLPPEASPVWRECRRRQLAGCGLAELSFPLARPEEVAVQGFQAPSRLKPVSFHPWRLLSGTVKRLMAR; this is encoded by the coding sequence ATGGAACTGGATGCATCTGAGGTTGGTCTGGTGGCGTGCAGTCAGTATGAGCGCCGATTGCTGAAAGAGCGGGTGGAGTTGCTTTGCAACGCGCTTGGCTTTAAGATTTCCGCGGGGAGCAGGGTGCTCTTGAAGCCCAATCTGGTTTCCGCCGTACGGAACAAATCTTTGGCCTGCACCCATCCTGAGGTTGTCGCCGCGGTGGCGGAGTGGTTTCTCGATCATGGTGCGCAGGTGCGGGTTGGTGATTCCCCTGCCTTTGGCACGGCCTTGGGGGTCATGGCGGCCTGCGGCATGAGCGCGGCTCTTAAAGGTCTGCCCGTGACTCTGGTCAATTTCGACAACCCCGAACCGACCCGCCTTGCCTCGGGGTTGTCCGTTGGCGTGGCGCGGGCGGTGGGAGAGTGCGATCTGCTGGTCAATCTGCCGAAGATCAAGGCCCATGGGCAGCTCTATCTGAGCCTGGCGGTGAAGAACTATTTCGGGGTGGTGGTCGGGTTTCGTAAGCCTTGGCTCCACGCCCGCTATGGCGATGTCGCAAACCGCTTCGAGGAGATGCTGGTCGATCTTCTTGACGTGCTTCCTGGCGGGATTACCTTGGCCGATGGGGTGGAGGCCATGCATGTGGACGGGCCGGTGGCAGGCAAACCCTTTCCCCTACACCTGCTGGCCGGAGGGTTGAATCCCGTTTCCCTGGACACGGCCCTGTTGGCCGTGCTTGGTCTGCCTCCGGAAGCAAGCCCTGTTTGGCGGGAGTGTCGGCGTCGCCAGCTTGCCGGCTGCGGACTCGCGGAGCTTTCTTTTCCGCTGGCCAGGCCGGAAGAGGTTGCGGTGCAAGGATTTCAAGCCCCTTCTCGCCTCAAGCCGGTGAGCTTTCATCCCTGGCGGCTTTTGTCGGGCACCGTGAAGCGGCTCATGGCAAGATAA
- a CDS encoding flagellar basal body-associated FliL family protein, protein MAAEKDPETTEQETKKKSKLPFFIILAVGICVLGGGGFFAYNKFLAHKPAVEEVASQETKKEAAPVIGEMLVMEPFVVNLADPRGKRYLKVKIELELESKEAVDKATKATPKLRDMVIMMLTSLGFEEVMTPEGKIRVRDELLERFNEIMRPDHIKNIYFTEFVVQ, encoded by the coding sequence ATGGCTGCAGAAAAAGACCCAGAGACAACAGAGCAGGAGACGAAGAAGAAGTCCAAGCTGCCTTTTTTCATCATTCTTGCCGTAGGCATTTGCGTCCTCGGCGGCGGCGGTTTTTTCGCCTACAACAAATTCCTCGCCCATAAACCGGCGGTTGAAGAGGTTGCCAGCCAAGAAACAAAAAAAGAAGCTGCGCCGGTGATCGGGGAAATGCTGGTCATGGAACCCTTTGTCGTCAACCTGGCAGACCCGAGGGGCAAACGCTACCTCAAGGTCAAGATCGAGCTCGAGCTGGAAAGCAAGGAAGCGGTGGACAAGGCCACCAAAGCTACGCCCAAGCTCCGCGACATGGTGATCATGATGCTCACCAGCCTTGGCTTTGAAGAAGTCATGACTCCGGAAGGCAAAATCCGGGTCCGGGATGAGTTATTGGAACGTTTCAACGAAATCATGCGCCCCGACCATATTAAGAATATTTATTTTACGGAATTTGTCGTGCAGTAG
- the fliM gene encoding flagellar motor switch protein FliM: MEQILSQDEVDALLKGISGGEIEEPEEPIDAEALGYQAYDFTRQERIVQVKMPAMEAISDAFMRAVRTSLSTTLRRIIDLTSAPIELERFGAFVRTLPVPSSLQIFRMAPFRGHALIVLEPKLVFTLVENFLGGSGTRNIRIEGRDFTAIEQRLIRRVVNLLLNDLEKAWYSLQPLKVQYIRSEINPQFAKICQPEDVVIICRYDVDMDRAVGSITVCIPMSNLESVKSKLLTTFQREQSDEDISIKRVLTENIKNIPVEFVVELGRASISAGDVMELVVGDIIQLERRTDDLLPAFAAGERKYMGTPGVHRGNNALLIKKKVLDPNRE; encoded by the coding sequence ATGGAACAGATTCTCAGCCAGGACGAGGTTGACGCGCTACTCAAGGGGATTTCCGGCGGCGAGATCGAAGAGCCCGAGGAACCCATTGACGCGGAAGCTCTCGGCTATCAGGCCTACGATTTCACCCGACAGGAAAGGATCGTCCAGGTCAAGATGCCGGCCATGGAGGCGATCTCCGACGCTTTCATGCGCGCGGTCCGTACCTCGCTTTCCACCACCCTGCGCCGGATCATCGACCTGACCTCCGCCCCCATTGAGCTGGAACGCTTCGGCGCCTTTGTCCGTACCCTGCCCGTACCAAGCAGCCTGCAGATCTTCCGCATGGCGCCCTTCCGCGGGCATGCCCTCATCGTCCTTGAGCCCAAACTGGTTTTCACCCTGGTGGAAAACTTTCTCGGCGGCAGCGGGACCAGGAATATCCGCATCGAGGGTCGCGACTTCACCGCCATCGAACAACGGCTCATCCGGCGGGTGGTGAATCTGCTGCTCAACGATCTGGAAAAGGCATGGTATTCCCTGCAACCCCTCAAGGTGCAATACATCCGCAGCGAGATCAATCCACAGTTCGCCAAGATCTGCCAGCCCGAAGACGTGGTGATCATCTGCCGCTATGATGTGGACATGGACCGGGCCGTGGGCAGCATCACGGTCTGCATCCCCATGAGCAACCTGGAGTCGGTCAAAAGCAAGCTGCTGACCACCTTCCAGCGGGAGCAGAGTGACGAGGATATCAGCATCAAGCGCGTGCTCACCGAGAACATCAAGAACATTCCGGTGGAGTTTGTGGTGGAACTCGGCCGGGCCTCCATTTCCGCCGGCGATGTCATGGAACTGGTGGTCGGCGACATCATCCAGCTGGAACGCCGGACCGACGACCTTCTTCCCGCCTTTGCCGCCGGGGAAAGAAAATACATGGGAACCCCTGGTGTGCATCGCGGCAATAATGCGCTGCTCATCAAGAAAAAGGTTCTTGACCCGAACCGGGAGTGA